From a region of the Constantimarinum furrinae genome:
- a CDS encoding DUF2200 domain-containing protein, with amino-acid sequence MKVTSEHNERMAKLTFASVYPHYLTKVEKKGRTKEELHRVIEWLTDYDDKKIEALIKEKVTFEEFFRDAKLHPNAHLIKGVICGYRIEDIDNALTQQVRYLDKLVDELAKGRKMEKILREA; translated from the coding sequence ATGAAGGTGACAAGTGAGCATAATGAGCGTATGGCAAAATTGACCTTTGCGTCGGTCTATCCGCATTACCTAACCAAGGTTGAAAAGAAAGGAAGAACTAAAGAGGAATTACATCGGGTCATAGAATGGCTAACAGACTATGACGATAAAAAAATTGAGGCACTCATTAAAGAAAAAGTCACTTTCGAGGAGTTCTTTCGCGATGCAAAGCTACATCCCAATGCCCATCTCATCAAGGGGGTGATCTGCGGATACAGAATTGAAGATATCGATAATGCGTTAACCCAACAAGTTCGCTATTTAGATAAGTTGGTGGATGAATTAGCGAAGGGTCGTAAAATGGAGAAGATCTTGCGTGAAGCTTAG
- a CDS encoding MmcQ/YjbR family DNA-binding protein yields the protein MNIEQFRDYCLSKKGVTESFPFDEKTLVFKVMGKMFALTGLEHIPARVNLKCDPERSIELREQYHELITPGYHMSKLLWNTVVIDANVPHELILELIDHSYELVVEGLTKKLKAELAAME from the coding sequence ATGAATATTGAACAGTTTCGCGACTATTGTTTGTCAAAGAAAGGAGTGACCGAATCGTTTCCCTTCGATGAAAAAACACTGGTTTTTAAAGTAATGGGAAAGATGTTTGCACTAACCGGGCTAGAGCATATCCCGGCCAGAGTGAATTTAAAATGTGACCCCGAACGATCCATAGAACTACGCGAACAGTATCACGAACTCATCACGCCCGGCTATCATATGAGTAAATTGTTGTGGAATACGGTTGTGATCGACGCTAATGTACCCCATGAACTTATACTTGAATTGATCGATCATTCTTATGAATTGGTGGTGGAAGGTCTTACCAAAAAACTAAAAGCCGAACTTGCGGCAATGGAATAA
- a CDS encoding transglutaminase domain-containing protein has product MSKTATLLLYVLFLQVFYCATAQDYQHVDAVIQLYPERFDTPEDLSRFISRDFETDDDKVRAMYSWMIKNIAYDPDEYKMFNFKFKNYRERNQKEEKTRKSIIERTLQKGVAVCEGYAMLLERLCELQGIPNYLVRGDIKTNFDDIGRPFRTVHMWNVIVIDGRSFLFDATWGAGKYRDKFIKEPNYFYYKTPPELLIKNHYPAQYEDALLNEQLSRELFAAWPLILVDQMPLDAIETPASGIIDSQAVMGDIMFSLKIPITTQISYSYGFEKMVVSSEEINGMTTFKVPLELGQRQLLIYFDDKPALGYKIK; this is encoded by the coding sequence ATGAGTAAAACAGCAACTCTGCTTTTATATGTATTGTTTTTGCAAGTGTTCTACTGTGCAACGGCGCAGGATTATCAACATGTAGATGCCGTTATTCAGCTGTATCCCGAACGTTTCGATACTCCTGAAGATCTTTCTAGATTTATTTCCCGCGATTTTGAAACAGATGACGACAAAGTAAGGGCCATGTACAGCTGGATGATAAAGAATATCGCCTACGATCCCGATGAGTATAAGATGTTTAACTTTAAGTTTAAAAATTACAGAGAGCGCAATCAGAAAGAAGAAAAAACACGGAAATCCATCATAGAGAGAACACTTCAAAAAGGAGTTGCGGTGTGTGAAGGTTATGCGATGCTGCTGGAGCGACTGTGTGAATTGCAGGGGATTCCCAATTATCTGGTTCGCGGGGATATTAAAACAAATTTTGATGATATTGGCCGTCCTTTTCGAACGGTTCACATGTGGAATGTGATCGTGATCGACGGAAGGTCATTTCTTTTTGATGCCACCTGGGGAGCCGGAAAATATCGGGATAAATTTATAAAGGAACCCAACTATTTCTATTATAAAACTCCACCGGAATTACTGATTAAAAACCACTATCCGGCACAATATGAGGATGCTTTGTTAAATGAACAGCTTTCCAGAGAACTCTTTGCAGCCTGGCCGCTTATTCTTGTTGACCAAATGCCCTTGGATGCCATAGAAACACCGGCTTCGGGAATCATAGATTCTCAAGCTGTTATGGGTGATATAATGTTTAGTCTTAAGATCCCGATAACGACTCAAATTTCGTATTCATATGGGTTTGAAAAAATGGTTGTTTCTTCCGAAGAAATAAATGGAATGACCACCTTTAAGGTGCCACTGGAACTCGGTCAGCGACAACTACTTATTTATTTTGACGATAAACCGGCATTGGGTTATAAAATAAAATAA
- a CDS encoding DUF4260 domain-containing protein: MKTSLKIEELAMFVFGIVLFSETNYAWWLFPLLLLTPDIGMLGYFINKRMGAFTYNLLHHKAIALAVLVLGYFLALNTVILAGIILFSHAAMDRVFGYGLKYPTGFKHTHLGTIGE, encoded by the coding sequence ATGAAAACCTCTCTAAAGATTGAAGAGCTTGCAATGTTCGTATTTGGAATCGTATTATTTTCTGAAACCAACTATGCATGGTGGTTATTTCCACTATTACTCTTAACACCGGATATTGGAATGTTAGGGTATTTTATAAATAAAAGAATGGGTGCCTTCACCTATAACCTCCTCCATCACAAAGCAATCGCCCTTGCCGTGCTGGTTTTGGGATATTTTTTGGCTCTTAACACCGTTATACTGGCAGGAATAATCTTGTTTTCACATGCGGCAATGGATAGGGTCTTTGGCTACGGACTTAAATATCCTACAGGATTTAAACATACCCACTTAGGTACTATTGGAGAATAA
- a CDS encoding cyclase family protein translates to MRAKIKIQDQTIAVDLSKPLDISIPLSDTNDNPLAWYLEKPLIEPVTIGDWVGKVSLGADVNFNTIIFNPHAHGTHTECVGHISSEVYSVNESLKSFFFLAEVITLEPEMEDEDRVISEKQIAAALNGKNPEALVIRTLPNGEEKRSRNFNNTNWPYLSEAAAKFIHDNGIDHILIDLPSVDREKDGGQLLAHKAFWNYPEAPRMHATITEFIFVDDHIKDGSYLLNLQIAPFCNDASPSKPVLYKIE, encoded by the coding sequence ATGCGTGCTAAAATCAAAATACAAGACCAAACGATAGCGGTGGATCTCTCCAAACCTCTGGATATTTCAATTCCGTTGAGTGATACCAATGACAATCCGTTGGCATGGTATCTGGAAAAACCACTTATTGAGCCGGTAACCATAGGCGATTGGGTGGGCAAGGTTAGTCTTGGCGCCGATGTAAATTTTAACACCATTATTTTTAATCCGCATGCCCATGGAACACATACCGAATGTGTGGGGCATATTTCTTCGGAAGTATACTCGGTAAATGAATCGCTCAAAAGCTTTTTCTTTTTGGCCGAAGTGATCACCCTGGAACCGGAAATGGAGGATGAAGACCGGGTAATTTCAGAAAAACAGATCGCAGCCGCACTTAATGGGAAGAACCCTGAAGCTTTAGTGATAAGAACGCTTCCTAACGGAGAAGAAAAAAGATCCCGGAATTTTAATAATACCAATTGGCCATATCTTTCTGAAGCAGCGGCTAAATTCATACATGACAATGGCATCGATCATATTCTAATCGATCTGCCTTCGGTAGACCGTGAAAAGGATGGGGGACAATTGTTGGCACACAAGGCCTTTTGGAATTATCCTGAAGCGCCCAGAATGCACGCCACCATCACGGAATTTATTTTTGTGGACGATCATATTAAGGACGGGAGCTATCTCCTTAATTTACAGATCGCACCTTTTTGCAACGATGCCAGTCCCAGTAAACCTGTATTATATAAAATTGAATAA
- the hemW gene encoding radical SAM family heme chaperone HemW, producing the protein MSGIYIHIPFCKQACHYCDFHFSTTLKNKEALVEAICKEIILRKDEVIDVVETIYFGGGTPSLLSSNEIDLLLNTVFENFNVSESPEITLEANPDDLNNDSILDLAKSGINRLSIGVQSFFEVDLNLMNRAHNASEAKECILLAGKHFDNISIDLIYGIPGMDTNRWVQNLQMAFDLNVPHLSCYALTVEPRTALEQFIRKGVVAPVDEEMAAQHFYKLLDMTAAAGYENYEFSNFGKPGYYARNNTAYWQGKPYLGVGPSAHSFDVRSRSWNVSNNAKYLAAIRQGILPLEREILSETDKFNEYIMTGLRTKWGVSLEKIEANFGIEKKEYLLQQAKPHLNSGKLKLENDTLSVSLKGKFFSDGIAADLFLVNLD; encoded by the coding sequence TTGAGCGGTATCTATATTCATATTCCTTTCTGCAAACAGGCTTGTCATTACTGTGATTTCCATTTTTCTACGACCTTAAAGAACAAGGAAGCCTTGGTTGAGGCAATTTGTAAAGAGATCATCCTACGGAAAGATGAAGTGATCGATGTGGTGGAAACCATATACTTTGGTGGAGGAACACCCAGTTTATTATCTTCCAATGAAATTGACCTGCTTTTAAATACTGTCTTTGAAAACTTCAATGTTTCTGAATCCCCAGAGATCACACTTGAAGCTAATCCAGACGACTTAAACAATGACAGCATCCTAGATCTGGCTAAATCGGGGATCAACAGGTTGAGCATTGGCGTACAATCTTTTTTTGAAGTCGATCTCAACCTCATGAATCGCGCGCACAACGCTTCCGAAGCGAAGGAATGCATCCTACTTGCCGGTAAGCATTTCGATAATATAAGTATCGACCTGATCTATGGAATACCCGGCATGGATACTAACCGATGGGTACAGAACCTTCAGATGGCTTTTGATTTGAACGTTCCTCACCTTTCCTGCTATGCACTTACCGTGGAGCCTCGAACTGCACTCGAACAATTTATAAGAAAAGGGGTTGTCGCGCCCGTAGATGAAGAAATGGCTGCGCAGCATTTTTATAAACTGCTCGATATGACCGCCGCTGCCGGATATGAGAATTACGAGTTTTCAAATTTTGGTAAACCGGGTTATTATGCCAGAAACAATACAGCCTATTGGCAGGGTAAGCCTTATTTGGGTGTTGGTCCTTCGGCACACAGTTTCGATGTAAGGTCCCGTAGCTGGAATGTGAGCAATAACGCCAAGTATTTGGCTGCCATTAGACAGGGTATCCTACCTCTGGAGCGGGAGATACTTTCAGAAACCGACAAGTTTAACGAATATATTATGACGGGTTTACGCACCAAATGGGGGGTGTCACTTGAAAAGATCGAGGCTAATTTCGGAATAGAAAAAAAAGAATATTTGCTTCAACAGGCCAAACCACATCTTAATTCGGGGAAACTGAAGCTGGAAAATGATACACTTAGTGTTTCCTTAAAAGGAAAGTTTTTTTCTGATGGAATTGCAGCTGATTTATTCTTAGTAAATTTAGACTGA
- the ruvC gene encoding crossover junction endodeoxyribonuclease RuvC, with translation MSINEKIILGIDPGTTIMGFGLIKVVGKKMHFMQLNELKLSKYDDHYVRLKYIFERTIALIDHHHPDEIAIEAPFFGKNVQSMLKLGRAQGVAMAAGLSRQIPITEYSPKKIKMAITGNGNASKEQVAKMLQSLLQLKELPKNLDSTDGLAAAVCHFYNAGKIDAGKSYTGWDAFVKQNEGRVDK, from the coding sequence ATGAGTATCAACGAAAAGATCATTTTAGGAATTGACCCCGGAACCACTATCATGGGTTTCGGACTTATAAAAGTGGTTGGAAAGAAGATGCATTTTATGCAGCTTAATGAATTAAAACTTTCTAAATATGATGATCATTACGTTAGGTTGAAATATATTTTTGAGCGTACCATAGCGCTAATAGATCACCATCATCCCGATGAGATTGCCATAGAAGCACCTTTCTTTGGGAAGAATGTTCAATCGATGCTTAAGTTAGGAAGAGCACAGGGTGTGGCAATGGCGGCCGGACTTTCACGACAGATACCCATCACCGAATATTCTCCGAAGAAAATAAAGATGGCTATAACCGGAAATGGAAATGCGAGTAAAGAACAGGTTGCGAAAATGCTTCAGAGCTTACTTCAATTAAAGGAATTACCAAAAAATCTGGATAGTACCGACGGACTTGCGGCTGCGGTTTGTCATTTTTACAATGCCGGAAAGATCGACGCCGGGAAGAGCTATACGGGCTGGGATGCCTTTGTAAAACAGAATGAAGGTAGGGTGGATAAGTGA
- a CDS encoding glycosyltransferase → MIILTALFLAAYLLVIIPLWIGNDSLPEYSSEGKEPEIAFSVIIPFRNEAEQLPFLLKSLIKLEYPSNLFELIFVDDDSTDDSAAIISEALSHTNLQFSVIANQHNSGSPKKDAIRAAIIASTSDWILTTDADCIVPPQWLLVYSNYIETTNGVLIAGPVDYLSNKSLLHNFQRLDGWSLQLTAMGSFGLDAPLLCNGANLAYKKEAFQAVHGFTGNDHIASGDDVFILQKLKKQYPESIQYLKSEDAIVCTRPENSWRDVVIQRIRWASKIGGQKEWRAVVIGIVLFTTNVYLLLLPVLFIIAPHKWLAFLLYFLLKFIVDALFLNKACNFFKGEHLAGEFLMSFLIYPVVTTVAGIGSLLGKYSWKGRTFKKQT, encoded by the coding sequence ATGATCATTCTAACAGCCTTATTTCTAGCTGCATATTTGTTGGTAATTATTCCGTTGTGGATAGGAAACGATTCCCTGCCGGAATATTCCTCGGAAGGAAAAGAACCTGAAATTGCGTTTAGTGTAATCATTCCGTTTAGAAATGAGGCCGAACAATTACCATTTCTTCTGAAATCTCTTATAAAATTGGAATATCCTTCCAATCTCTTTGAACTGATCTTCGTAGATGATGATTCTACAGACGACTCTGCAGCCATCATTTCGGAAGCTCTTTCACACACGAATCTTCAATTCAGCGTCATCGCGAACCAACACAATTCCGGATCGCCGAAGAAAGATGCTATTAGAGCTGCCATAATTGCGTCAACTTCAGATTGGATCCTCACAACAGATGCCGATTGTATAGTGCCTCCGCAGTGGTTGTTAGTATATTCCAATTATATTGAAACTACAAACGGGGTTTTGATAGCAGGCCCGGTTGATTATTTATCGAATAAATCACTCCTCCACAATTTTCAACGTTTGGACGGGTGGAGTCTGCAGCTAACCGCCATGGGTAGTTTCGGACTTGATGCCCCCTTACTTTGTAACGGAGCAAATCTTGCCTATAAGAAGGAAGCGTTTCAGGCGGTACATGGCTTCACGGGGAACGACCATATTGCGAGTGGAGATGACGTTTTTATACTTCAGAAGTTAAAGAAGCAATATCCTGAGAGTATTCAGTATTTAAAATCTGAAGATGCCATAGTATGCACGCGTCCTGAAAATTCCTGGAGGGACGTGGTTATTCAAAGAATTCGTTGGGCATCCAAGATAGGTGGACAAAAGGAATGGCGCGCAGTAGTGATAGGCATAGTATTATTTACGACAAATGTCTATCTGTTATTATTACCCGTATTATTTATCATTGCCCCACACAAGTGGCTTGCTTTTCTCTTGTACTTTCTATTAAAATTCATCGTAGATGCACTTTTTTTGAATAAGGCCTGTAACTTCTTTAAGGGAGAACATCTGGCCGGCGAATTTTTAATGAGTTTTTTAATCTATCCTGTTGTCACTACAGTTGCTGGTATAGGCAGCTTGTTGGGAAAATACAGTTGGAAGGGAAGAACCTTTAAAAAACAAACCTAA
- a CDS encoding M56 family metallopeptidase — protein MTHYILQLLVFQLLFLAVYDLFLKRETFFNANRLYLVLTPLLSFVLPLIKVPAFQRAIPENFMVELPAVFISEKTKEISASASAVENIFSFQWEYIWYLGIVVASVIFMYKLFRILKLKRSGEQFRLEDFEVVQLPGTDVAFTFLNTVFLGADLSEAKKESILQHEKIHIAERHSLDLLWFELLRIVCWFNPLIYVYQKRMVLLQEYIADAKVVAQKDRSTYYEELLSQVFNTDTFSFVNTFFNHSLIKNRIVMLQKSRSKKIVQLRYLLLIPVVGAMLLYSSCSNEGAESNTAGESSDIIRNIEQLKESIAAKGNVTKEEAAALEELRRLTAEAGGKEVHFEEKGDGDAVPFFAIQTPPTFPDCTGDAEALKKCMAKKINALIGNEFNVKLANEKNLSGRQKIAVQFKIDKNGEVVDIRARAAHASLEAEAIRVISKIPKMIPGEHEGKKVSVIYSVPIVFEIEE, from the coding sequence ATGACACACTATATTTTGCAATTACTCGTATTTCAGTTGCTTTTTTTGGCAGTATACGACTTGTTTTTAAAGCGGGAAACATTCTTTAATGCAAATCGGCTTTATTTGGTACTCACACCTTTGCTCAGTTTTGTATTGCCGTTAATTAAGGTTCCGGCGTTTCAACGGGCCATTCCGGAAAATTTTATGGTCGAATTACCTGCGGTTTTCATTTCTGAAAAGACAAAAGAAATTTCTGCATCTGCTTCAGCTGTGGAAAATATCTTCAGTTTTCAATGGGAATATATCTGGTATCTAGGGATTGTTGTGGCTTCAGTGATATTTATGTATAAACTATTCAGAATACTGAAATTGAAGCGTTCGGGAGAACAGTTCAGGCTTGAGGATTTTGAAGTGGTTCAGTTACCCGGTACCGATGTGGCCTTTACCTTTTTAAACACGGTTTTTTTGGGTGCAGATCTTTCCGAAGCAAAAAAAGAGAGCATCCTTCAGCATGAAAAAATTCATATCGCCGAGCGACATTCACTCGATCTACTTTGGTTTGAATTGTTGCGAATCGTCTGCTGGTTTAATCCGCTTATTTATGTGTATCAGAAACGAATGGTCCTCCTTCAGGAATATATAGCAGATGCCAAGGTTGTCGCGCAAAAAGATAGATCGACCTACTATGAGGAATTGCTATCGCAGGTTTTTAACACCGATACCTTTTCCTTTGTCAATACATTTTTCAATCATTCATTAATCAAAAATCGAATCGTTATGTTACAAAAATCAAGATCAAAAAAGATCGTACAATTGCGTTACCTCCTTTTAATTCCGGTGGTAGGTGCCATGTTATTATATAGCTCTTGTTCTAATGAAGGCGCTGAAAGCAATACTGCTGGGGAAAGCAGCGACATTATTAGGAATATTGAGCAATTAAAGGAATCTATCGCCGCAAAGGGAAATGTAACTAAAGAAGAAGCGGCAGCTCTTGAAGAACTACGTCGTTTAACCGCCGAAGCAGGAGGAAAGGAGGTTCATTTTGAAGAAAAAGGCGATGGAGATGCAGTTCCGTTCTTTGCCATTCAAACCCCACCAACTTTTCCCGACTGTACCGGAGATGCCGAAGCTCTAAAAAAATGCATGGCAAAGAAAATCAATGCGTTAATAGGTAATGAATTCAATGTGAAATTGGCCAACGAAAAGAACCTTTCGGGCAGACAGAAGATCGCGGTTCAGTTTAAAATTGATAAAAACGGCGAGGTGGTCGATATTCGCGCACGGGCAGCCCATGCTTCCCTGGAAGCTGAAGCCATTAGGGTGATCTCAAAAATACCAAAAATGATACCCGGAGAACATGAAGGGAAAAAAGTATCTGTGATCTATTCGGTCCCTATTGTTTTTGAAATAGAAGAATGA
- a CDS encoding BlaI/MecI/CopY family transcriptional regulator, with the protein MKQLTKAEEDIMQVLWDLGEGNVAAVIEELPKPKPAYNTVSTIIRILENKGFVDYRKEGRGHIYFPKVLKTEYSNESINKLVDGYFQGSFKSMVSFFMKKNDLSIGELESILKEVDKSKKS; encoded by the coding sequence ATGAAACAACTTACAAAAGCGGAGGAAGACATCATGCAGGTGCTGTGGGATCTTGGTGAGGGTAATGTAGCCGCAGTGATCGAGGAACTGCCCAAACCTAAACCGGCTTATAATACGGTTTCCACCATCATTCGAATACTCGAAAATAAAGGATTCGTGGATTACCGTAAAGAAGGCCGAGGCCATATTTATTTTCCCAAGGTCTTAAAGACCGAATACAGCAACGAATCTATAAACAAGCTTGTGGACGGTTATTTTCAGGGTTCATTTAAAAGTATGGTATCCTTCTTTATGAAAAAGAATGACCTAAGCATAGGCGAACTGGAATCTATTTTAAAAGAGGTCGATAAAAGTAAAAAGTCATGA
- a CDS encoding alpha/beta hydrolase: MKAGFIFLILFLLFGTSTAQTYIGEIFYRDSYHYLKINCTEKICEVSLPYLDGDKLYQIDKSAVLKGDWFLERGVATWNFSTVTNNNTLLGVLHTQGGSEEILLWEQLESPTKQETLQYTGVYSDSRERRAILYKAGESFLGMSPFSERTKSLKRIGTNTFWTASGERWTFEKQDSDNFQQVTISDRFGNTNTLNRIPPITVEELWIPVANDTLYAKLFLPPSEVKTPACLVLPGGGATGMDNYEYEARFFAAYGMASLIFDKSGNGKSKGPGNFRLQTFEEKNEQYKQLFKFLQNHPKVDPKQVGVHGPSEGGRLAIMMAMDLQDIAFVNATAAPIMTMREGQLYAMSNYHRNLGVTEEDNIEIGLLWNAYYGNIIAGTIDPNVIEKANSFRKKYERGFLPPDLLTVPGAPRSEDITNDRIAAEAKNITCPVLLQYGENDERVYPTKSIQNFYEAVKDKSLVKVIIYNRSNHSFMTPEYEISTGYADDKIAWLRQIGILEY, encoded by the coding sequence ATGAAAGCCGGTTTTATATTCCTTATACTATTTTTATTGTTCGGTACTAGCACGGCACAGACTTATATTGGCGAGATATTCTACAGAGACTCGTATCACTATCTAAAAATTAACTGTACTGAAAAAATCTGCGAGGTTTCGCTGCCATATCTGGATGGGGATAAATTATATCAAATTGATAAATCGGCGGTTCTTAAAGGCGACTGGTTCTTGGAAAGAGGTGTAGCAACCTGGAATTTTTCAACAGTTACAAATAACAATACACTATTAGGTGTGCTTCATACACAAGGAGGCAGTGAGGAGATACTATTATGGGAACAATTGGAAAGTCCTACAAAACAGGAAACACTTCAATATACTGGGGTTTACAGTGATTCCCGGGAAAGAAGAGCAATTCTCTATAAAGCAGGGGAGAGTTTTCTTGGGATGTCTCCTTTTAGCGAACGAACAAAATCGCTAAAACGAATAGGCACTAACACATTCTGGACTGCTTCCGGGGAACGTTGGACATTTGAAAAACAGGATTCAGATAACTTTCAGCAAGTTACAATTTCAGATCGTTTCGGGAATACCAATACTTTAAACAGAATACCGCCAATAACGGTTGAAGAATTATGGATCCCCGTGGCAAATGATACCTTGTACGCCAAACTGTTTTTGCCGCCTTCCGAAGTAAAGACTCCTGCATGTCTGGTCCTGCCCGGAGGAGGTGCGACGGGCATGGATAATTACGAATACGAAGCCCGTTTTTTTGCTGCCTACGGTATGGCAAGTCTTATTTTTGACAAATCGGGGAATGGAAAATCAAAAGGACCCGGGAATTTTCGGCTGCAAACCTTTGAAGAAAAAAACGAGCAGTATAAACAGCTTTTCAAATTCCTTCAGAATCATCCCAAGGTTGACCCTAAACAGGTAGGCGTTCACGGTCCTAGTGAAGGGGGTCGTTTGGCGATCATGATGGCTATGGATCTACAGGATATTGCATTTGTAAACGCAACCGCTGCCCCAATTATGACGATGCGGGAAGGTCAGTTATACGCCATGAGCAACTACCATCGAAATTTAGGTGTTACCGAGGAAGACAATATCGAAATTGGATTGCTCTGGAATGCGTATTACGGCAACATCATTGCCGGAACTATCGATCCTAACGTAATAGAAAAAGCAAACTCTTTCCGAAAAAAATACGAAAGGGGCTTCCTACCTCCCGATCTTCTCACTGTACCCGGAGCACCGAGAAGTGAGGATATCACTAACGACCGAATAGCTGCCGAAGCCAAAAATATTACCTGTCCGGTGCTATTACAATATGGTGAAAATGATGAACGGGTATACCCCACGAAAAGCATTCAGAATTTTTATGAAGCTGTAAAGGATAAGTCTTTGGTTAAAGTGATCATTTATAACAGATCAAATCACTCCTTTATGACTCCCGAGTACGAAATAAGTACAGGATACGCAGATGATAAAATTGCGTGGTTACGACAAATAGGAATATTAGAATATTAA
- a CDS encoding DUF456 domain-containing protein, translating to MDLVLVSIGLILMFVGIFGSILPILPGVPVSWAGLVVLHLAPSITFNWTFIIITGIVAISLYILDYIIPALGTKHFGGSKAGAWGTTIGLVVGILAPIPFGILIGPFAGALIGELVFNRTKGRQAFKAAIGSFIGFLASTFIKFTATVVYLGLFAFKVYENWELLF from the coding sequence ATGGATCTCGTTTTAGTTTCAATTGGCCTTATTCTCATGTTCGTTGGGATCTTTGGCAGTATTCTACCTATTTTGCCGGGAGTACCGGTTAGTTGGGCTGGCTTGGTGGTTCTTCACCTGGCGCCCTCTATCACATTTAACTGGACCTTTATCATTATTACCGGTATTGTGGCCATCAGCCTCTACATCCTCGATTACATTATTCCGGCACTTGGCACCAAACATTTTGGAGGTAGTAAAGCAGGTGCCTGGGGAACAACCATAGGTTTGGTGGTAGGAATTCTGGCTCCTATTCCCTTCGGTATCCTTATCGGTCCTTTTGCCGGGGCCCTCATTGGTGAACTTGTCTTTAACAGAACTAAAGGCCGTCAAGCCTTTAAAGCTGCCATTGGGTCATTTATTGGATTTCTGGCTTCTACATTCATTAAATTTACGGCAACGGTCGTATACCTTGGGCTATTTGCTTTTAAGGTCTACGAAAACTGGGAGCTACTGTTTTAA
- a CDS encoding type 2 periplasmic-binding domain-containing protein translates to MSAKILFSLLLSATFFTSCLNLTEDRITGTSENTISEKNPDQLEYKIIMDNKRNMPMARIPLPASWQMNTNDPTVLLEGPGGLKVGNLRNNMFIATNDPYMQQAYSQSGTQLRINPGLMNVFDQDFVPQLRQNGFTVKAKYPLPKMVESDKNYFSKLYKTAPSQNKYEAIAVELQDQNNTSLLFVIRSFDSYAQGTSMWGYYGYALEAPTSAFEAAKNHFLFGIQNIEYNPQQIALYNQEEQQKANASWASHNQKMAANQRNFEAQQAAFKSSNDAINKSMMDTWRNNNASSDRMQEKTVDGIWEQKNMTNTSTGQTYKVEDGASNYWMNSNGEYIKTNDNFYNPNTDNTVNNQSWNRMDATDDGGY, encoded by the coding sequence ATGTCGGCAAAAATTCTCTTCAGTTTACTGCTCTCCGCAACCTTCTTCACGTCCTGTCTCAATCTAACAGAAGATAGGATCACAGGCACTTCAGAAAATACTATTTCAGAAAAAAATCCTGACCAACTGGAATACAAGATCATCATGGACAATAAACGAAACATGCCAATGGCACGAATCCCTTTACCTGCTTCCTGGCAAATGAACACTAACGACCCAACCGTATTGCTCGAAGGACCGGGCGGACTAAAAGTAGGTAATCTTAGGAACAACATGTTTATTGCGACCAACGATCCCTATATGCAACAAGCATATTCTCAAAGTGGGACCCAACTGCGTATAAATCCGGGTCTGATGAATGTCTTCGATCAGGACTTTGTTCCCCAGTTACGGCAAAACGGTTTTACAGTTAAAGCAAAATACCCGCTTCCCAAAATGGTGGAAAGTGATAAGAATTACTTCAGTAAACTATATAAAACAGCTCCCTCTCAGAACAAATATGAAGCAATCGCTGTGGAACTGCAGGATCAAAACAACACCTCTCTTCTTTTTGTGATACGCTCCTTCGATTCTTATGCTCAGGGAACTTCTATGTGGGGCTATTACGGATATGCATTGGAAGCACCCACATCAGCATTCGAAGCAGCGAAGAATCATTTTTTGTTTGGAATTCAGAATATAGAATACAATCCGCAACAGATCGCCCTGTACAATCAGGAGGAACAACAAAAAGCGAACGCGAGCTGGGCATCCCATAATCAGAAAATGGCTGCCAATCAGCGTAACTTTGAAGCCCAGCAAGCGGCATTCAAAAGCTCAAACGATGCCATAAACAAATCGATGATGGATACCTGGAGGAACAATAATGCGTCATCGGACAGGATGCAGGAAAAAACAGTAGATGGGATCTGGGAACAAAAGAACATGACCAATACTTCTACGGGACAGACTTATAAAGTGGAAGACGGGGCAAGCAATTACTGGATGAATTCTAATGGAGAATACATAAAAACCAACGATAATTTTTACAATCCGAATACCGATAATACGGTAAACAATCAAAGCTGGAACCGAATGGACGCCACAGATGACGGCGGGTATTAG